One segment of Pseudobythopirellula maris DNA contains the following:
- a CDS encoding galactose-1-phosphate uridylyltransferase codes for MDAWLDDPLTGRRVRIAEARAKRPNQFDDAQNDDGGGSGCPFCAGNESQTPASTAEALGADGRWLARVVPNRFPAYTPPDGDHEVVIESRSHRARLLDLDETELAAVVRLWAERLAYWRERCAAGGYQLLFKNEGPRAGASLEHAHSQLISRPEAPQAIRREWDHAESQLTATGGCAWCGWLERERQSGERWVAAAEGWAVVCPPAPRQPMETWILPSEHEPGLDRLATSARASAAFAAVLRRTVAAIDAETGGAAWNLIAHVAPAAGVDRAAWHCRVEILPRLNTLAGYELATGENLSTVMPEAAAARLAERF; via the coding sequence ATGGACGCATGGCTCGACGACCCGCTGACCGGACGCCGTGTGCGGATCGCCGAGGCGCGCGCCAAACGGCCGAATCAGTTCGACGACGCTCAGAACGACGACGGTGGCGGTTCCGGCTGCCCGTTCTGCGCGGGGAACGAGTCGCAAACGCCCGCCTCCACCGCCGAGGCGCTCGGCGCCGACGGCCGCTGGCTCGCCCGCGTCGTGCCGAACCGCTTCCCGGCGTACACGCCGCCCGACGGCGACCACGAGGTCGTTATCGAATCGCGTTCGCACCGCGCCCGGTTGCTCGATCTCGACGAGACCGAACTGGCGGCCGTCGTGCGGCTGTGGGCCGAGCGACTCGCCTATTGGCGTGAGCGCTGCGCCGCGGGGGGGTACCAGCTGCTGTTCAAGAACGAGGGCCCGCGCGCCGGCGCGTCGCTCGAGCACGCCCACAGCCAGCTGATCTCGCGCCCCGAGGCGCCGCAGGCGATCCGCCGCGAGTGGGACCACGCCGAGAGCCAACTCACCGCGACGGGCGGCTGCGCCTGGTGCGGCTGGCTCGAACGCGAACGCCAGAGCGGCGAGCGGTGGGTCGCCGCCGCGGAGGGCTGGGCCGTGGTCTGTCCCCCTGCGCCGCGGCAACCGATGGAAACCTGGATCTTGCCAAGCGAGCACGAACCCGGACTCGATCGTCTGGCGACCAGCGCGCGAGCGTCCGCGGCGTTCGCCGCCGTGCTACGCCGCACCGTGGCCGCCATCGACGCCGAGACCGGCGGCGCGGCGTGGAACCTGATCGCGCACGTGGCGCCGGCGGCGGGGGTCGACCGGGCGGCGTGGCACTGCCGCGTCGAGATCTTGCCGCGCCTCAACACCCTGGCCGGCTACGAGCTGGCCACCGGCGAGAACCTCAGCACGGTCATGCCGGAGGCAGCGGCGGCGCGGCTTGCCGAGCGGTTCTGA
- a CDS encoding alpha-amylase/4-alpha-glucanotransferase domain-containing protein: MSQPLRLVLVLHNHQPIGNFDGVFEQSYQDSYLPFLDVFERFHNVRIGLHTSGSLMEWLAEKHPEYLHRLARLVSEGRIEILGGAYYEPILTMIPPRDRVGQIASYSEWLSNRLGATIRGMWMPERVWEQSLTSDIAEAGIEYTILDDFHFKNAGWTEEQLHGYFVTEEDGQMLSVFPGSEPLRYKIPFAEPHETIDYLRGVAERAPGAVVLFGDDGEKFGTWPDTKEHVYDNGWLHRFFEALEQNSDWLYVTTPSEAIDHVAPLGKLYIPEGSYREMTEWALPAEQQILFEDAKHHLEEANEFDAIKPFCRGGFWRNFKVRYPETGEMYARMQMVSRRLVEARAAGASGDLVDEAQTELYRGQCNCSYWHGAFGGVYLPHLRNAIYDKLISADNLLDRHEGRGLDPGQEEWVELDSADYNLDGRQEVRLASNRLVALAAPSDGGRLYELDARAIRHNLLATLARRKEAYHRKVLAGPSDNSEVASIHDRVVFKQEGLDEHLQYDDTTRKSMVDHFYDCDASLEAVSMGEAREQGDFVSGHYEARLRRNTGRMQLQMTRDGHVDGVPVRIIKGVTLEAGGSELEIAYVVEGLPDDRPIHFSSEFNIAGMPSGAEGRFFHNGVRPEDGGESFGELGSKLDLHDAHAIGLFDDWLGLDVSLRFEQPTSVWTYPIATVSQSEAGFELVHQSVVVQPHWWIQADAQGRWSTKMRMVVDTSLAERRAAEHAGEMASV, encoded by the coding sequence ATGAGCCAACCCCTCCGCCTGGTCCTTGTCCTGCACAACCACCAGCCGATCGGTAATTTCGACGGCGTGTTTGAGCAGTCGTACCAAGACAGCTACCTGCCGTTTCTCGACGTGTTCGAGCGGTTCCACAACGTGCGGATCGGCTTGCACACGAGCGGCTCGCTCATGGAGTGGCTCGCCGAGAAACATCCTGAGTACCTGCACCGCTTGGCCCGGCTGGTGAGCGAGGGTCGCATCGAGATCCTCGGCGGCGCCTACTACGAGCCGATCTTGACGATGATCCCGCCGCGCGACCGCGTGGGGCAGATCGCCAGCTACAGCGAGTGGCTCTCCAACCGGCTGGGGGCGACGATCCGCGGCATGTGGATGCCCGAGCGTGTTTGGGAACAGTCGCTCACGAGCGACATCGCCGAGGCGGGGATCGAGTACACGATCCTCGACGACTTCCACTTCAAGAACGCCGGCTGGACCGAGGAGCAGCTGCACGGCTACTTCGTCACGGAGGAGGACGGCCAGATGCTCTCCGTCTTCCCCGGCAGCGAGCCGCTGCGCTACAAGATCCCGTTCGCCGAGCCGCACGAGACGATCGACTACCTGCGCGGCGTGGCCGAGCGGGCCCCCGGCGCGGTGGTGCTGTTCGGCGACGACGGCGAGAAGTTCGGCACCTGGCCCGACACCAAGGAGCACGTGTACGACAACGGCTGGCTGCACCGCTTCTTCGAGGCGTTGGAGCAGAACAGCGACTGGCTCTACGTCACCACGCCGAGCGAGGCGATCGACCACGTGGCGCCGCTCGGCAAGCTCTACATCCCCGAGGGGAGCTACCGCGAGATGACCGAGTGGGCGTTGCCCGCCGAGCAGCAGATCTTGTTCGAAGACGCCAAGCACCACCTGGAAGAGGCGAACGAGTTCGACGCGATCAAGCCGTTCTGCCGCGGCGGGTTCTGGCGCAACTTCAAGGTCCGCTACCCCGAGACCGGCGAGATGTACGCCCGCATGCAAATGGTCAGCCGGCGCCTGGTCGAGGCCCGCGCGGCGGGCGCCTCGGGCGACCTCGTCGACGAGGCCCAGACCGAGCTCTACCGCGGCCAGTGCAATTGCAGCTACTGGCACGGCGCCTTCGGCGGTGTCTACCTGCCCCACCTCCGCAACGCGATTTACGACAAGCTGATCTCGGCCGACAACCTGCTCGACCGCCACGAGGGCCGCGGGCTCGATCCGGGCCAAGAGGAGTGGGTCGAGCTCGACTCGGCCGACTACAACCTCGACGGGCGCCAGGAAGTGCGGCTCGCGTCGAACCGGCTGGTGGCGCTGGCGGCGCCGAGCGACGGCGGCCGGCTCTACGAGCTCGACGCCCGCGCGATCCGCCACAACCTGCTCGCCACGCTCGCCCGCCGCAAAGAGGCCTACCACCGCAAGGTGCTCGCCGGCCCGTCGGACAACAGCGAGGTTGCCAGCATCCACGACCGCGTGGTCTTCAAGCAGGAGGGGCTCGACGAGCACCTGCAGTACGACGACACGACGCGCAAGAGCATGGTCGACCACTTCTACGACTGCGACGCGTCGCTCGAGGCGGTGAGCATGGGAGAGGCCCGCGAGCAGGGCGACTTCGTCTCGGGCCACTACGAGGCCCGCCTGCGCCGCAACACCGGCCGCATGCAGCTGCAGATGACCCGCGACGGCCACGTCGACGGCGTGCCGGTGCGGATCATCAAGGGCGTCACGCTCGAGGCGGGCGGCTCGGAGTTGGAGATCGCCTACGTCGTCGAGGGCTTGCCCGACGACCGGCCGATCCACTTCTCTTCGGAGTTCAACATCGCCGGCATGCCCTCGGGCGCCGAGGGCCGCTTCTTCCACAACGGCGTGCGTCCCGAGGACGGCGGCGAGTCGTTCGGCGAGCTCGGCTCGAAGCTCGACCTGCACGACGCCCACGCGATCGGCCTGTTCGACGACTGGCTCGGCCTCGACGTGTCGCTGCGGTTTGAGCAGCCGACCAGCGTGTGGACCTACCCGATCGCCACCGTGAGCCAGAGCGAGGCGGGCTTCGAGCTCGTCCACCAATCGGTCGTGGTGCAGCCGCACTGGTGGATCCAGGCCGACGCCCAGGGCCGCTGGAGCACGAAGATGCGGATGGTGGTCGACACGTCGCTCGCCGAACGCCGCGCGGCCGAGCACGCCGGCGAGATGGCCTCGGTGTGA
- the glgA gene encoding glycogen synthase GlgA has protein sequence MNILFATTEAVPFCKTGGLGDVCGALPIALAQLGMNPTVILPGFRHALESGQPINPTGVRFEVPIGNRMVAGEYLESRLPGSDVPVYLIEQHHYFNRDELYRNNDEDYRDNCERFVFFNRAVLDAVERLDLKPDVLHCHDWQTGMLPAYLKTVYAEDPTYDNIATLLTIHNMAYQGSFWHWDMELTGLGWQHFNWEQLEFYGQLNFLKSGLVFADTLSTVSPRYAQEIQSPPMSCGLEGVLSHRSNELFGVLNGADYSVWSPEHDPHIAQQYTVDNYKEGKAVCKRALQEEMGLPLNPDTPLLASVGRLADQKGFDMIAEILPRWAEQVDAQWVLLGSGDRHYHDLLERLAAQYPERIAVRLGFSNELAHRIEAGADMFLMPSRYEPCGLNQLYSLKYGAVPIVRETGGLADTITNATERSIADHSANGYSFADASAYALSMTVDRACRAYHVPELWEQLVTTGMRQDWSWGRSAQRYVELYEQTRARARQTTLA, from the coding sequence GTGAATATCCTTTTTGCGACGACCGAAGCCGTGCCGTTTTGCAAGACGGGCGGCCTGGGCGACGTGTGCGGCGCCCTGCCGATCGCCCTCGCCCAGCTCGGCATGAACCCCACGGTCATCCTGCCCGGTTTCCGCCACGCGCTCGAGTCGGGCCAGCCGATCAACCCGACCGGTGTGCGCTTCGAGGTCCCGATCGGCAACCGTATGGTGGCGGGCGAGTACCTCGAGAGCCGGCTCCCCGGTTCCGACGTGCCGGTCTACCTGATCGAGCAGCACCACTACTTCAACCGCGACGAGCTCTACCGCAACAACGACGAGGACTACCGCGACAACTGCGAGCGGTTCGTGTTCTTCAACCGCGCGGTGCTCGACGCCGTCGAGCGGCTCGACCTGAAGCCGGACGTGCTGCACTGCCACGATTGGCAGACCGGCATGCTCCCGGCGTACCTCAAGACCGTGTACGCCGAGGACCCGACGTACGACAACATCGCCACGTTGCTGACGATCCACAACATGGCGTACCAGGGGAGTTTCTGGCACTGGGACATGGAGCTCACCGGCCTCGGCTGGCAGCACTTCAACTGGGAGCAGCTCGAGTTCTACGGGCAGCTGAACTTCCTGAAGTCGGGCCTCGTGTTCGCCGACACGCTGAGCACCGTGAGCCCGCGCTACGCCCAGGAGATCCAGTCGCCGCCGATGAGCTGCGGCCTGGAGGGCGTGCTGAGCCACCGCAGCAACGAGCTGTTCGGCGTGCTCAACGGCGCCGACTACTCGGTCTGGAGCCCGGAGCACGACCCGCACATCGCCCAGCAGTACACGGTCGACAATTACAAAGAGGGCAAGGCCGTCTGCAAGCGGGCGTTGCAGGAGGAGATGGGTCTGCCGCTCAACCCCGACACGCCGCTCTTGGCGAGCGTCGGCCGTCTCGCCGACCAGAAGGGCTTTGACATGATCGCCGAGATCCTGCCGCGTTGGGCCGAACAGGTCGACGCGCAGTGGGTGCTCTTGGGATCGGGCGACCGTCACTACCACGACCTGCTCGAGCGTTTGGCGGCGCAGTACCCGGAGCGGATCGCCGTGAGGCTCGGCTTCTCGAACGAGCTGGCCCACCGCATCGAGGCGGGGGCCGACATGTTCCTCATGCCGAGCCGCTACGAACCGTGCGGGCTCAATCAGCTGTACAGCCTCAAGTACGGCGCCGTGCCGATCGTCCGCGAGACGGGCGGCCTGGCCGACACGATCACGAACGCCACGGAGCGCTCGATCGCCGACCACTCGGCCAACGGCTACTCGTTCGCCGACGCCTCGGCCTACGCCCTGTCGATGACCGTCGACCGCGCCTGCCGGGCCTACCACGTGCCGGAACTTTGGGAGCAGCTGGTCACGACCGGCATGCGGCAAGACTGGTCGTGGGGCCGCAGCGCCCAACGCTACGTCGAGCTCTACGAGCAAACCCGCGCCCGAGCGCGGCAAACCACCCTGGCGTGA